GGAGATGATCCTGATTACAACGGATTCAGAGTCATCTATATGCTGgattaaagttgtaaaaatTGGAGGCAAGGTCTCTGGCTCCAATGGGGAAAATTCTGTTTGCATTATCTCAGCACTGACATAACACTCAAAAATAACCTTACAATGTTGACACGAATATAAAATAAGCAAAATACAGATGGTAATTACAGATGAATTAAGCAACAACACCATGCTTCGTCAGCTAAGGTGCAAAATGAACAGAGAGGTTAAGGGGAGGCATGCTGTtaaacaggaagaggaacaaaaaatacaaagctAGAACTAACTCTTTATCTGTGGAAACCACAATTTACAGAGTGATTTTTAACATCAGtcaaaaaaaataacttaaagtaaatacaaaataaattcaaaccTTAAACTACAGGGGTGATGTACTGAAAATTTTACAACTCAGTTGTTTTTGCttataataaatgtattctGGAAGTAAACTCTTGGGTATGACTATAACCATTCAAGTGTCAAAGGTCGGGTCAGTTTGACCCACATCATGGTAGAAAGAACAGAGTCCTCGTGTTTATCAGCGCACTCACTGCTGACATAACCTCTTACTTTTATTATATCTGCCCGGTGTGCAGGGCAGAGGGGAAGCCCTTcaagtatttgtttttccttatttgcctcaatcaaatcaaaaattATTTCTGCACCATAACCAAAGAACCTCAagataaacaacagaaaataagaaaactaaaacaacaaagagtgaGTAAGgaaggaacttttttttttttccaatttgagaaattgtatttggttaacAGTCCGCCAGGGGGTGCTGTTGACCTTATTATTGGAGCTGAGGAACTAATGGAGTAATAGAAGAGTATTATTTCCATGTGTTTGCAGTCTGCGACAGGGACGAGCGAGAGGGGATCATGTCCAGCAGGTACTCCCTCTGACGAGCGTCCACGGTAGCCGACGTCTTGTGACCGGTCAGGCTGGGGTTCACGTAAGCCATAGTCACTCCTGAGAACAtgcaacagagcagcagatcagGGTGTGAGACTTGCAGCAGGTTGTCGGTTTAAATCTTTTAGAGTAAAGTGAAAAAAGCAGTGTGGTATAGTGCAGCACCTGATGATTTAGACACCCATGTCCCcacagcacacagacagacaaaaggaAACATGAGAGAATTTCTActcggaggaagaggagagacacCCAGGAACAGATACACCACCAGACTGAGGGACTATATTAGGAAGATGAGACCAATTGCAGAGGGGGAACTGGAGAGTGGGATTGCCTTGTccaaaaacatttcctcctgcaTGTTTCTTTACCTTAGGTTTTTTgctctaatgtgtgtgtgtgagattgttcGAGAGAAATGACTCCTTAACACTAGAAAATTGGAATTTAAGGAAGTGTAAGGATTGCTTTGGGACCAGACAGGAATTTGAAAGAGAGCAGATGTCAGGCGCCACAGTCGGGCTGGTATGTGCGTCTACCTGTGTTGCTGTTGCTCTGCTTCTTCCATGCAGTGGATGAGGCACTGCCTCCGCTGATAATCCTGCCGCCGACGATTCCACTGCTGCTCACCTTTGAACTCTGGACAGAACGGTGGGAAACATGGGCGTGCTTACCTGGCCGGGTGACCAAGGCTGCCGCCGCCACCGCACTCTgcagctgggaggaggaggagaaggaatgGGGGAGGCCCCTCATCCCCATTGATGAGACACTGTGGGACAGCTGGCCCTGGGaactctgaggggggggggggaggagttcagagacacacagagaggtttTCACTACAGCACCTTTtacactggtcaaaaaacccacaaacatctggcttttgtcgTTGACTAACAACGTGTAACagtgattgtttttcttcataatgtgcaagatgcaacaccAGCTAGACAGCAAGGTTTCTGATGCATCTGTGACATCTAACGTGACCCACCAGGGGAAAAGAACATGAATGCAAAgtcctctactggcaatgagAAAGTAGTCAATTGCCTTTTAAGCAGGTTTACCCACATCTATAAAAACCTGTGATACCTACTAATTGTAGTGTTTAGTGAGTTATTGATAGCACAAAGGTTactttcaaaaagaaaaactgattcCAACCTTGATGGAGTGATGGTGGAGGATGTTGGCTGCTCGGCTGGCctggtggtggtgctggaggGCGGACGCTCTGGCATGAGCCTGCTTCAGTTGCTGAGACACCAGCTGCTCTGCcttcagtgatgaagaggatgaggagccACCGTGGGACCCTGACGACGTCTGCTGGAAGATTCGCTGCTCTatttcctgctcctgctgcagcgcTTTGACAAACGCAGCTTTCAGCCGACTGGTATGCTCGGCTTTTAGAGCCTTTTTCTGATTGGACGACATGCAGTCCTCACAGAGCACTTTAGTCTTGTCGTGCCTCCAGCGGCAGGTGAAGTCAGTGTTGCACTGAGTGCAGATGAAGGGGTCTTTGCTAATGGCCTTGGACAGTGCTACACCTGTCTTCCCTgaatggagacagacaggaaacccACAGACACTTAGTTTATCGTTTTGTAGTCTAAAATGTAGATTAAAACCAGTGGATACAACTTTAAGATGCTCAAAATCTAGAAGCTGGAATTTTCAGTTGATAGATTGATTCATTGGCTTATCTTTTTATCTGAACATGTAAAGAAAATCcatcaaaacagaaaaccaaCCCACCTCTGTGTATGGTATCCAGCAGATTCTGTACCACATCCTCCAGTCCCACCAGGTAGATGAACTCATTATTGGCTGCTGAAGGCAGGAAGTTGAACTCTGGGGCAGGGGGCTTGGGCGGGGGGATCTCCAGGAGGGTCTTCTCCAGTTGCTTTCTCAGGGCGAGTTTAGCTGCAGCTTGGCGGCTGGCTGGAGAGTCGTTGACTCCCGACAAACCGCTGCCTCCTGAGGAGGAGCCCTTCAAACTGGATTGTGAGGCCTTTGAAAACAGACGGACAGAAGAGAAGACATCTGGTTTGAACATCCAGTCAAAGTCATAAtgtgtttgacttgtttgaGCAGTAAAGAAGTGACCAAAGTCCCAGGGTGAACAATAACTGATCATTAACGCAAAGCTTTTGTGACAGCTCATGTACAAAAATACTATCAACTGtaagtgtataaatatatataaaatccaGAGGTTACtatatgattattataaataacattcATGTCTATGGTTTTACAGATCTGCTTATAAAATAAATAGCTGATTACCTTGTTTTCATAGTGTCACcttcacattttgtttattaGTTCATCGAAAAAAAGAAGCTGGAAATGTTTTAGCAGCGATAGTggacattcattaaaaaagatattATTTAATATAGTTGTGTGCCGTCAACGCAAGTTGTGCTTAACCTGTCAAAGCTAAAAAATAGACATGAATTAGTTGGCAACCGAGTGGAAGTTATATTTCTCCTTATATCTGATCTTAAAAGATTTCTATCCCATAAAAGGATCTGATATTGCCtgtttgaattcattttattttctgcccTCTTGTGGCTGCAGTAGGCTGTTGTCCATTTAAAGATTCCtaacacttttcaaaatatgtaaaaacaatacTTTGCTTATAATAATGATTtggatttgattgttttttatttcatttctaattCTTGAAAGTTCACCTCCTCGAGCTCCCTCGTTGAAAAATCAAGAATCtattaacataaaaatatttttctttttaaaaagcgaACTACTGAACATCTCCAACTAACAGTGCATCCTCAGTGTTTGTGCACTGAAGGTCTCAAGTCTTGAAATCTAACTAGTGTAAGTTACACATTAGACCACGactcattttcaaatgaattgtgatgtcacaaaatgTAGCTTTTAAACTCAAGACTTGAGGTGTGAACAGAAAACCTTTCTTCCTTCAgcagatacatttaaaacagaTCTTTACTGTCAAACACATTCATCCCTGTAAGATATTATACCATTTCTTCTAGACTGAATGGCAACACATGCGGTATATATTCTCTTGTTTTTAACTTGGAAGCACTGGTGAGACACTGACCATCATGTTAGCACTATTTCCAACTCTGATGAGGCCTGACTGCATCATTCCTCTCTGGCCCTGGGCTGTAGGGGCCGAGGTCCTGGGGCCcagaagcagaggagggggtCCTGAGCCTCCGGAGGcagccagctgctgctgctgctgctgctgctggcggaGAGCCTGGATCTGCTGTGAAGATACAGAGATGGTCTAACCAGGACAATGAGAGGGACGACATGGAGGGACATCACACACACGAAGGTGGTGGTGGACGAGGGAGGGGACAGCCAAAGCACCATAGCAAagggcacagagagagagaggtgcaaAGAGAGACCATAAGTcctattatgttttattattaattataattattacccAGCAGTTTGTCTGGAGGAGTGAAAGAAAGCAGTGAGGCCGAATACCTTAGAATATCAATGCCCAGACAATGagattttataaaataaaaaaaaaagtgttttaaatgaataaaattagAATGCTAAAATTAtagcaaaataataattaccATGCTAATAACAGCATTTAAATTCCTCCCATGACTCACCTGCGCCCCTCTGACCAGAGGCGGCATGATGATCTGGGAGCCATGTTTGGACGAGATCTGCTGCCCTCCTCTTACCAGTGGCGGAGGGATGACCGTGCCTGAACTCCTGCCCGTCAAAATCTGGTGAGAGAAAAGCACCATCAGTTTGAACAACAGTACGAGGGGGATCCACACTGCCACCTGAGTGCAAACAGTATGTGATATTTCCACACTAACCTGCTGGGAGCCTTTATTGCTTACAATGGTCCCTCgaataagaggaggaggagcagaggagccaGACAGACCCGACGGctggaaaaagaggaagataaTAAACGAcgaacagaaaaataaatttaagaGGAAGACCTGTGTTGTAGGGATGTGCAACTCTTTGTGTGACCCTGTGCAGCTGTGGGTAATAACTATGGTTTACCTTCTGGAGATTGTCCCTCTGTATTTGGCTCTGTCGGAGTTTCTTCAGCAAAACCAACTTGGCCTCCTCCAGcctcagctcctccttcagctgcttGATGATTCGCCCCCTCTCCTCAGGGCTGCTCTTCTACACAGATCACAGAACATCCCTGTTACACCATCCACtttacaaaagacaaaaataccTCTCCAGCtactgaaatgtaaaatgtcatctggacctTGTTTCCACCAACAGTCATGCATGATATGGGACATTTTCAGCAGCTCTGGGCATCTCTGACATAAATCTAtgaggtaaaaaataaaaatcacttcTTCACACTATGTCCCACTTTCCTGTGTCAAGATCTTACTAGAATTAATGCTCATACATATATATGCGCCTCTAACAACCAATCAGGATTCAGTTAAACAACcataatatacaatatttgGTGAAGACTTAAATGTattgtaattgtattttaaaaacaaaaacatattgtgtggtcacagtgaccttgaatCATCACCAAGATCTAATCGCTTCATGATCGAGCACAAGTAaacgtttgtgccaaatttaagGAAAATCCCTCAAGGTGTTTCTGAGATATCTACTTCCCAAGAAAAGGTCAGACCTAACAGAAGAACAATCGGAAAACATTAAACTTCTTGCAAAGGCTTTCAAAGACATGGAAGCATAAAAAAATCTTGAAGTTCAAACTCGAGGTTGTGAAAAAAGCCTAAACATAGGAAACAATCTCAACAGAACAGCAGCACGAAGTGTACAACGTGTAGCTTCATGTTTCTTTGTCTCACCATGAGAAGGTCGGTGTCCAGCTCCTTAAAGTGGCTCAGGCCGTTCCTCGGAGGACTCGGGGAGTCATTATCCGACAAGATGATTACATCATCATCTTCAGGGGACGGAGGGCGTTTCTCCCTTTTTATACTGCTGGACATGAGGGAGACAAAGACAATCTGATTTatatttcagctttttaaaatgcaaGCACTAATACTGTAAATCAtgaacacaaaaacaggaatatATATCGGGATAATGTGACTTATTATGCAAGTAGCTTTAGGATTTTGTTTGACAGAATCACTTGTTACAGCTCTTTACTTCtggatatgaaaaaaaaaaaaaaaaaaaaaaaaaaaatatatatatatatatatatatatatatatatatatatatataaaaaatatataatatatatatatatatatatattatatttatttttttatatatttatatatatatattttattattcagacGTTTCAAATAAAGACATTGGGGTCCCCCACTAGAATCTAAAATAAATTGAGGAAGCACTCCTGAACTGGCTCAAATATTAGATTATATTAGAAATGTCTGAATTCACAGATGTCTGCTCCTCAactataattataatttatgaCCGTGGCTTGATTTGCTCAACGATGATCTAGCAAGTCCAGACTCCCCTCGTAGATTCTCCTCATGTCGATGCTACTAACTAACAACAGATCTGTTCTAAATGCCACAGAGGGGCAAGGTGGGACTCAAAGCAGCAGTCAAAGGTCTTTATTTCACAGTGAAACGGCCGTTTGAAAGCACAAACAGGATATAATGTATAATAGAGAATCACTTGTACAGGACTAACGTCATCATACAAAGCATGCTAcagaaattaaaacaagcgGGGAAGGTTGGAGGCCGTTTGGATCAACCGTCACTCTGGTCTACAAAATCCTGTTTTCTGATGATCATTTTGCActtaattccacaaacatctatAACCTTGGCTGCACGGCGATGACTTCACATCGCAGGCTTTATATGTGACAGCAAGATGACCTAAATTCATTGACTAGTGTCACTCACCAACTGAAGACCATGAGCAATGCTCCCATAAAAAACAAGGATGGCCTTGTCGTTTCACAGATTATGGGTTTCTATGAGGCATAAAGAGCCGTTAAAGTCAACGCATGACAACGTGAGGCCTGTCTCtttgcctgcgtgtgtgtgcgtgtgttagtcCCTCCTCAGGGCTTAGCGCcatcatcacttcctgtggaTTAATCACTTCTCTTCCAAAGAAGTCACATGACCCCAAAGTCATCATCACGTGACACTCACttttcctcccccccaccctctccccttccctcctcccctgACTGCTCCTTCCACTGTggaaaccatggcaacaaccGGCTGGAACCGGTTTGTGACACACGGCTTCATTTTGTGTGCGGGGAGTTTTTTAGGGTTCAGGTGGTTAGTGGGGGGAAAATGGAGGTAGCGTCAAAGAGGAAGTTATACATCACCTCTGACCACAACAACACCACCCACAATCCCCCTCAAACACTAAGTTTAAACAACATCCCGCTCATAAAGTAactttaaacatatttaagtcTTTTTAGattctattttctctttttgtaaattcccatgtgttttttttttgaagagtACAAATTTAGAAAAGGAGCTCGAGTCTTTCCTGCACATTCACCCCATTACTTCTTCTGACAGTTACTTTCTCGTGTTTGTTTCAGTTGAGCTGAGTTTACTGTGAACCGTTCCTCACCCCTTTGACGTGCTCATATCCACAGGCTGCTCCCCCATCTGAACTTCAACTTTAATGGTGGCCTTCACCTCGCCCGCAGCCAGCATGCCACCTGACGCCTTTGGCTCTGTCGGTCGAGTCCGGCTCCTCGCATCTATAGCTGGCTCCGTCCTGCTGGCTTTATCATTGCATTCAGTCCGATTGTCCACGCTGGGTTCAGCCGCCTGCTGTGTCTGGGTTGTCTCCCCATCATCTTTAACCGTCTGGGAGGCCGATGGTAACACTAAAGGTAAAGGCAAGCTGCTCTGCTCTTGCTCTTGCTCGTCCTCTTGCTCGTCCTCTGATCCGGTGCTAGTCCGGCTCTGACCATCCTGCGCCATGAGAGGGTCAGGTTTTGGTGTAGTTTCAGCCTGTGCTGTGGGTTCAGATGGGTCCAGTTTAGGCTTTTTGCTGTCATTTTCAACATCAGAGGATTCTAAAGACTGGGGCTCAGTATCCTTATCCAGCGCCCTCTTCTGGCTGCGCGTCTGGCGCACGGCCTCCTCAGACATCCcctgcagaaagaggaagaaataacTGTTATCTTGACTGTTATTTATTCAAAGGGGATCAAAGTTATCGATCAAATTCCACAGGCTACAGAAATAATACAGAAAGTCTCTTAGCCAGACAAAAGTATATCAGAGCAGCACATATTCTCTACATATTTATGTGAACAAGTTGGTCAACAGGTTACAAAATGTATCTTTGTTTTGTACGACAACCAAAGCAACTCCAGAAATgctcaatgtaaaaaaaaaaaaaaacattataccATTCAGGTGTTGATTGtttgacaaactgcagagtaaGAGTAGTTGTTCTTCCCAAAAATATcaagacatgtttttaaacacagaaaaccacCACAATCTGAACTGCGATCTATCTCTCCAGTTTTGAAATTTACCTTCAAGAATATCCAGACGAAAACCAGCATATGGACTTTTCTATTTGCACCTTTAAAACCAAATATTGACACTGTTTTCATAAAACCAGAAGTTAAACTTCAATTTGAATCAGAAGTCAATAAATTACACAACcactgaaaaactgttttttctcAAGTAGAAAAAGATCATAGTAGTAGCAGATGCTGCTTTTGTTGTATCCTTTCACCTGCACTCATGTGTCGCTAACTGACTTTAATTGTCAGTGTTTCTGGACCCCGTGAGATACAGATCAGTGGAGTTGTACCGATCTGAGTGAGGCACTCGACAACTTCCTTCTAAGGTTGTCGAATAGATTTGTCTTATTACATTGGAAGTGCTGACTGTTGCCAGGCAATGTTTATAGATAACTTTACTTTGACCAATATCTGACGGTGCATAACCGAACCACTGCCGCACTAGTGATTCTGAGTCCTTTTTTGGCACCGGCTCCTGATCTGCTATGTCCAATCACACATGAATCAGACCCTGTTCAGCACAGCCATTTAGTAGTATCACTGTCAAAAATGGCCCAAACTTTGTTGGAATATTGCTTTAAAAAGTTAACTAACCATTCAAATTTCTATTGCATTATATGTATAAGGGGAGAGCAAACCAATATGACAAACATAACTGTTTGAATAggtatatttttcattaaaaacatctaCATATCTACACATTAGAGTGTCACATATGAGTCAAGATGTGGCTGTTTGGGTGGAGCTCCAGACATCAGGCCATACTGAGCTGTTTGCATATTTTTGACACGTGCCCTCAGGTTGATTGTGCAGGAATGACATGTTAGCCTCGCTTACGTACAACTTTTTACCCTGAGGTTCTACAATGTCACTGATCAAGAAGTATTATTTAGGAAGCTCAAAGTTCAAATCACTCTAGTCTCAGAGGCTGAGTTGGGCTGAGCCCTCTCTGCCATCGTTACCACACAGTTACAGTTaagttatttgtttgtttcagtttgatcTACGTCATTGTCgatgtcattttaaatcaatcaaagtGACTCCTGTCCATCGTGCAGTTAATTTAGTTCAGACAGCCAAGCCATAATCaaatggctgtttttttttttttttttttacaatcaaCAATTTGATTATAGAATTGAATTTAGAATATTCTTTGGCCACCCTGTCTGGTTTGTGAATGtagtttgtgaatgtgtaaatgcCATAAAATATCACTAAATATCTCCACAgccattttcaaacatgaactctgggaaatgtgCGGAAGCAATTGTtttgagttttcctttcacatataaacGACGCAGCAggattgtccgggtcagatgtgttcacaacaacaggaaaatctccgGAGCATTCATGTgaggggtggcgtctgggtagaaTATACAAGAAGCAGGACAAGGACGTATAAATTCCAACTGCTGCAGAacttgtttacagcacattgacactggcgTCAGCCCTCatcgccaaaagctctggaatcttgtctttccaagttgacatcctCATCTGCGTCCTCTGTATgcttttcatcctgagaaatTTGTACTCAGTTTTTTTATCTGTCAGGTGATAGAAACGTCATCAATGTTTTTGCAGGTGTCTTAAAGACCCATCACTGTATAACATCGTCAGACCACCAACCCCTACTACGGAgctattaatatatatatatatatcataattcaaacaaaaatgacCTTGAgacagctgcagaaaacacatgaTCACCAGACTAAACAGGTTGAATTAGTGAGGTCACATGACCAAGATGTTGACTCAAGTACAATTTCAAAACATCCAATTATCCAAATTTCAGTGGAAACCAAAAAAGGAGTTCTCACTAAATACTCAGTGTtcagttcaaatgaaaaaaaaaaaatctttggaTCACCTGATTGTAACGAGTTATTTTTGaaagatggtaaaaaaaaaattaaaaaaaattgctgcaGTGAGACATCAAACAGCTGCAAGAACATGACATCGTAATCAAATCGAGTTTAACAGGGACTTGGGAGAATATCTAAAATTAACTGGAGCATGATTTCTGTTACAATATTCATAACGACCAGTGGCTAGGAGTACTTTAGTTATTTATGTGTGCAAgtgaaacattttatatttatttcaaagactTAATCTTGTGTATAACCTCCCCCTCCCCCGGGTCTGGCACCAAGGAGAACCAGATACATTAACATCTGATGTCCCCGGGAAAACAAATCAAGTCCTACCAGATGATGACTTCTGGAAGCAGTGGATAGAGCAGCTTGTGTGTCAGACAGATAAGCATTGCATACTACTCCTAAATAGACAAACAACATCCATGCAGCGGCTGCTCTGAATTCTCAGCATCAAGtcagacatgaggagacacagagagacgaTGGACCACATGGGTCGATACAAGTTTACCTTGAAGGTTTAGATAAAGGCCGACCACTTTGTTCTGTGTAAATCTCTGATGCACTTTCCACATCAGTATGTCAAGAGCCATTTATGTATAATAGACACCACACCCTATATATCAATGTTTGAGAGACTGTGCCCGAG
Above is a window of Hippoglossus hippoglossus isolate fHipHip1 chromosome 17, fHipHip1.pri, whole genome shotgun sequence DNA encoding:
- the LOC117778308 gene encoding transcriptional repressor p66 alpha-like isoform X1, whose amino-acid sequence is MSEEAVRQTRSQKRALDKDTEPQSLESSDVENDSKKPKLDPSEPTAQAETTPKPDPLMAQDGQSRTSTGSEDEQEDEQEQEQSSLPLPLVLPSASQTVKDDGETTQTQQAAEPSVDNRTECNDKASRTEPAIDARSRTRPTEPKASGGMLAAGEVKATIKVEVQMGEQPVDMSTSKGSIKREKRPPSPEDDDVIILSDNDSPSPPRNGLSHFKELDTDLLMKSSPEERGRIIKQLKEELRLEEAKLVLLKKLRQSQIQRDNLQKPSGLSGSSAPPPLIRGTIVSNKGSQQILTGRSSGTVIPPPLVRGGQQISSKHGSQIIMPPLVRGAQTISVSSQQIQALRQQQQQQQQLAASGGSGPPPLLLGPRTSAPTAQGQRGMMQSGLIRVGNSANMMASQSSLKGSSSGGSGLSGVNDSPASRQAAAKLALRKQLEKTLLEIPPPKPPAPEFNFLPSAANNEFIYLVGLEDVVQNLLDTIHRGKTGVALSKAISKDPFICTQCNTDFTCRWRHDKTKVLCEDCMSSNQKKALKAEHTSRLKAAFVKALQQEQEIEQRIFQQTSSGSHGGSSSSSSLKAEQLVSQQLKQAHARASALQHHHQASRAANILHHHSIKSSQGQLSHSVSSMGMRGLPHSFSSSSQLQSAVAAAALVTRPGKHAHVSHRSVQSSKVSSSGIVGGRIISGGSASSTAWKKQSNSNTGVTMAYVNPSLTGHKTSATVDARQREYLLDMIPSRSSLSQTANTWK
- the LOC117778308 gene encoding transcriptional repressor p66 alpha-like isoform X3 yields the protein MSEEAVRQTRSQKRALDKDTEPQSLESSDVENDSKKPKLDPSEPTAQAETTPKPDPLMAQDGQSRTSTGSEDEQEDEQEQEQSSLPLPLVLPSASQTVKDDGETTQTQQAAEPSVDNRTECNDKASRTEPAIDARSRTRPTEPKASGGMLAAGEVKATIKVEVQMGEQPVDMSTSKGSIKREKRPPSPEDDDVIILSDNDSPSPPRNGLSHFKELDTDLLMKSSPEERGRIIKQLKEELRLEEAKLVLLKKLRQSQIQRDNLQKPSGLSGSSAPPPLIRGTIVSNKGSQQILTGRSSGTVIPPPLVRGGQQISSKHGSQIIMPPLVRGAQIQALRQQQQQQQQLAASGGSGPPPLLLGPRTSAPTAQGQRGMMQSGLIRVGNSANMMASQSSLKGSSSGGSGLSGVNDSPASRQAAAKLALRKQLEKTLLEIPPPKPPAPEFNFLPSAANNEFIYLVGLEDVVQNLLDTIHRGKTGVALSKAISKDPFICTQCNTDFTCRWRHDKTKVLCEDCMSSNQKKALKAEHTSRLKAAFVKALQQEQEIEQRIFQQTSSGSHGGSSSSSSLKAEQLVSQQLKQAHARASALQHHHQASRAANILHHHSIKSSQGQLSHSVSSMGMRGLPHSFSSSSQLQSAVAAAALVTRPGKHAHVSHRSVQSSKVSSSGIVGGRIISGGSASSTAWKKQSNSNTGVTMAYVNPSLTGHKTSATVDARQREYLLDMIPSRSSLSQTANTWK
- the LOC117778308 gene encoding transcriptional repressor p66 alpha-like isoform X2; amino-acid sequence: MSEEAVRQTRSQKRALDKDTEPQSLESSDVENDSKKPKLDPSEPTAQAETTPKPDPLMAQDGQSRTSTGSEDEQEDEQEQEQSSLPLPLVLPSASQTVKDDGETTQTQQAAEPSVDNRTECNDKASRTEPAIDARSRTRPTEPKASGGMLAAGEVKATIKVEVQMGEQPVDMSTSKGSIKREKRPPSPEDDDVIILSDNDSPSPPRNGLSHFKELDTDLLMKSSPEERGRIIKQLKEELRLEEAKLVLLKKLRQSQIQRDNLQKPSGLSGSSAPPPLIRGTIVSNKGSQQILTGRSSGTVIPPPLVRGGQQISSKHGSQIIMPPLVRGAQQIQALRQQQQQQQQLAASGGSGPPPLLLGPRTSAPTAQGQRGMMQSGLIRVGNSANMMASQSSLKGSSSGGSGLSGVNDSPASRQAAAKLALRKQLEKTLLEIPPPKPPAPEFNFLPSAANNEFIYLVGLEDVVQNLLDTIHRGKTGVALSKAISKDPFICTQCNTDFTCRWRHDKTKVLCEDCMSSNQKKALKAEHTSRLKAAFVKALQQEQEIEQRIFQQTSSGSHGGSSSSSSLKAEQLVSQQLKQAHARASALQHHHQASRAANILHHHSIKSSQGQLSHSVSSMGMRGLPHSFSSSSQLQSAVAAAALVTRPGKHAHVSHRSVQSSKVSSSGIVGGRIISGGSASSTAWKKQSNSNTGVTMAYVNPSLTGHKTSATVDARQREYLLDMIPSRSSLSQTANTWK
- the LOC117778308 gene encoding transcriptional repressor p66 alpha-like isoform X4: MSEEAVRQTRSQKRALDKDTEPQSLESSDVENDSKKPKLDPSEPTAQAETTPKPDPLMAQDGQSRTSTGSEDEQEDEQEQEQSSLPLPLVLPSASQTVKDDGETTQTQQAAEPSVDNRTECNDKASRTEPAIDARSRTRPTEPKASGGMLAAGEVKATIKVEVQMGEQPVDMSTSKGSIKREKRPPSPEDDDVIILSDNDSPSPPRNGLSHFKELDTDLLMKSSPEERGRIIKQLKEELRLEEAKLVLLKKLRQSQIQRDNLQKPSGLSGSSAPPPLIRGTIVSNKGSQQILTGRSSGTVIPPPLVRGGQQISSKHGSQIIMPPLVRGAQTISVSSQQIQALRQQQQQQQQLAASGGSGPPPLLLGPRTSAPTAQGQRGMMQSGLIRVGNSANMMASQSSLKGSSSGGSGLSGVNDSPASRQAAAKLALRKQLEKTLLEIPPPKPPAPEFNFLPSAANNEFIYLVGLEDVVQNLLDTIHRGKTGVALSKAISKDPFICTQCNTDFTCRWRHDKTKVLCEDCMSSNQKKALKAEHTSRLKAAFVKALQQEQEIEQRIFQQTSSGSHGGSSSSSSLKAEQLVSQQLKQAHARASALQHHHQASRAANILHHHSIKSSQGQLSHSVSSMGMRGLPHSFSSSSQLQSAVAAAALVTRPGVTMAYVNPSLTGHKTSATVDARQREYLLDMIPSRSSLSQTANTWK
- the LOC117778308 gene encoding transcriptional repressor p66 alpha-like isoform X5, which produces MSEEAVRQTRSQKRALDKDTEPQSLESSDVENDSKKPKLDPSEPTAQAETTPKPDPLMAQDGQSRTSTGSEDEQEDEQEQEQSSLPLPLVLPSASQTVKDDGETTQTQQAAEPSVDNRTECNDKASRTEPAIDARSRTRPTEPKASGGMLAAGEVKATIKVEVQMGEQPVDMSTSKGSIKREKRPPSPEDDDVIILSDNDSPSPPRNGLSHFKELDTDLLMKSSPEERGRIIKQLKEELRLEEAKLVLLKKLRQSQIQRDNLQKPSGLSGSSAPPPLIRGTIVSNKGSQQILTGRSSGTVIPPPLVRGGQQISSKHGSQIIMPPLVRGAQQIQALRQQQQQQQQLAASGGSGPPPLLLGPRTSAPTAQGQRGMMQSGLIRVGNSANMMASQSSLKGSSSGGSGLSGVNDSPASRQAAAKLALRKQLEKTLLEIPPPKPPAPEFNFLPSAANNEFIYLVGLEDVVQNLLDTIHRGKTGVALSKAISKDPFICTQCNTDFTCRWRHDKTKVLCEDCMSSNQKKALKAEHTSRLKAAFVKALQQEQEIEQRIFQQTSSGSHGGSSSSSSLKAEQLVSQQLKQAHARASALQHHHQASRAANILHHHSIKSSQGQLSHSVSSMGMRGLPHSFSSSSQLQSAVAAAALVTRPGVTMAYVNPSLTGHKTSATVDARQREYLLDMIPSRSSLSQTANTWK